In Papaver somniferum cultivar HN1 chromosome 1, ASM357369v1, whole genome shotgun sequence, a genomic segment contains:
- the LOC113311658 gene encoding protein DMR6-LIKE OXYGENASE 2-like: MGIMIKDLIESNDLISVPQSKHALPAKAEDLAMLAEKVEQVTLPVIDFSLLTSGSADQRSQTIEDLRNACLHWGFFMVTNHGVPESLKEELINSCMNFFDLSPEEKSVYEVENALDPCILDPIICGTNFNPASKSVSFWRDYLRILVHPVFHSPPKPDGLSEVLSDYSRRSRDITKELLRAIMEGLELEEDDTEKSLELKSGVQKFSANLYPPCPQPELAIGLPPHADHGLLTLVMQNDVGGLEIKNKGKWVAVNAIPNSIMVNTGDHMEDLSNGKYKSVLHRAVVNNKETRISLVMTNGPPTRTSVS, from the exons ATGGGTATTATGATCAAAGACTTGATTGAATCAAATGATCTCATTTCTGTTCCTCAATCCAAACATGCACTCCCAGCAAAAGCCGAGGATCTCGCTATGTTAGCTGAAAAAGTAGAGCAAGTTACTCTGCCCGTCATTGATTTCTCACTCCTCACTTCCGGTTCCGCTGATCAACGGTCTCAGACCATCGAAGACCTTCGAAATGCATGTCTGCACTGGGGATTCTTCATG GTGACTAACCATGGAGTTCCAGAGAGTCTTAAAGAGGAATTGATCAATTCCTGTATGAATTTCTTCGACTTAAGTCCCGAAGAGAAGTCGGTTTATGAAGTTGAAAACGCTTTAGACCCTTGCATTTTGGACCCAATTATATGTGGAACCAATTTTAACCCTGCCTCTAAGAGTGTCTCCTTTTGGAGGGATTATCTTAGAATTTTAGTGCATCCAGTGTTTCATTCCCCTCCTAAACCAGACGGTTTGAG TGAGGTTTTAAGTGACTACAGCAGAAGATCAAGAGATATAACCAAAGAATTACTTAGAGCCATAATGGAGGGACTAGAATTAGAGGAAGACGATACTGAAAAGTCACTGGAACTGAAATCTGGTGTTCAAAAGTTTTCTGCCAATCTCTACCCTCCTTGCCCACAGCCAGAACTTGCTATTGGTTTGCCCCCACATGCAGATCATGGTCTTCTAACCCTAGTCATGCAGAATGATGTtggtggactagaaatcaagaacaaGGGGAAATGGGTTGCTGTGAATGCTATTCCCAACTCTATCATGGTTAACACCGGTGATCATATGGAG gatttgagcaatgggaagtataAGAGCGTGCTTCATCGAGCTGTGGTAAACAATAAGGAGACAAGGATATCCTTGGTTATGACCAATGGACCACCAACGAGAACTTCAGTATCTTAA